A region of Salvelinus alpinus chromosome 6, SLU_Salpinus.1, whole genome shotgun sequence DNA encodes the following proteins:
- the LOC139579598 gene encoding putative nuclease HARBI1: protein MKAQNCVFLSALTMACPFVRDVVDEEALVLRRAFRRERVFRDRLDPLAFPDDHLYERYRFSADGIRYLCRLLGPRIKHRTARSHALSVEQMVCVALRFFASGAFLYSVGDAEQLNKATICRTIRSVCLAIKALADVFISFPGHRRLCDIKEEFYRIAGFPNVIGAVDCTHIRIKAPSGAHEADFVNRKSFHSINVQMVCNADCDQQCCGKMAWLSP, encoded by the exons tgttcctttctgctctgacaatggcatgcccattcgtgcgagatgtggtggatgaagaagcacttgtgctgaggagagccttcaggcgagaaagggtcttcagggaccggttggacccactggccttccctgatgaccatctatatgaaagatacaggttttctgcagatggcatcaggtatctatgcagactactgggtcccaggattaagcaccgcactgcacggagccatgcactgagtgtggagcaaatggtttgtgtggccttgcgcttttttgctagtggagccttcctgtactcagtgggggatgcagaacagctgaacaaggccacaatttgccgcacaataaggagtgtgtgtctggctatcaaagcattagcagatgtcttcatctccttccctggccacagaagactctgtgacatcaaagaggagttctataggattgcag gtttccccaatgtcattggtgcagtggactgcacacacataaggataaaagccccctcaggtgcccatgaggccgattttgtgaataggaaatcctttcacagcattaatgttcag atggtctgcaatgctgactgtgatcagcaatgttgtggcaaaatggcctggctcagtccatga
- the LOC139577803 gene encoding thioredoxin-like isoform X1 encodes MIIIIEDKEGFDKALEEAGDQLVVVDFTATWCGPCQSIAPFFKGLSENYQSVVFLKVDVDDAPDVASFCDIKCMPTFHFYKNQKKVEEFSGSNQAKLEELVNTHK; translated from the exons gaggGCTTCGACAAGGCCCTGGAGGAGGCAGGAGATCAGTTGGTGGTGGTGGACTTCACAGCCACGTGGTGCGGACCCTGTCAGAGCATCGCTCCGTTCTTCAAG GGTCTGTCTGAGAATTATCAGAGTGTGGTCTTCCTGAAGGTTGACGTGGACGACGCACCG GATGTGGCCAGTTTCTGTGACATCAAGTGTATGCCAACATTCCACTTCTACAAGAACCAGAAGAAG GTGGAGGAGTTCTCAGGGTCCAATCAGGCCAAACTGGAGGAGCTGGTCAACActcacaaataa
- the LOC139577803 gene encoding thioredoxin-like isoform X2 produces the protein MIIIIEDKEGFDKALEEAGDQLVVVDFTATWCGPCQSIAPFFKDVASFCDIKCMPTFHFYKNQKKVEEFSGSNQAKLEELVNTHK, from the exons gaggGCTTCGACAAGGCCCTGGAGGAGGCAGGAGATCAGTTGGTGGTGGTGGACTTCACAGCCACGTGGTGCGGACCCTGTCAGAGCATCGCTCCGTTCTTCAAG GATGTGGCCAGTTTCTGTGACATCAAGTGTATGCCAACATTCCACTTCTACAAGAACCAGAAGAAG GTGGAGGAGTTCTCAGGGTCCAATCAGGCCAAACTGGAGGAGCTGGTCAACActcacaaataa